From Pseudothermotoga thermarum DSM 5069, a single genomic window includes:
- a CDS encoding GatB/YqeY domain-containing protein, producing the protein MNLKEKLSQDLKEAMKAKDEAKVRTVRMLLAAIKNFEVEKMKSATDEDILQIMAKEIKKRKESIELYLKGGREDLAKAEEEEIKIIESYMPQQMSEEEIREFAKKIIEELKLSGPKDVGTAMKAIMSQLKGKADGKLVNKIVTELLSGSN; encoded by the coding sequence ATGAATTTGAAAGAAAAGTTATCTCAAGATTTGAAAGAGGCAATGAAAGCAAAGGATGAAGCAAAGGTACGCACCGTGAGGATGCTGCTTGCTGCTATCAAGAATTTCGAGGTTGAGAAAATGAAAAGCGCAACCGATGAGGATATTTTGCAAATCATGGCAAAGGAAATAAAAAAGAGAAAAGAATCGATAGAACTCTATCTAAAAGGTGGTCGCGAAGATTTGGCAAAAGCTGAGGAAGAGGAAATAAAAATCATCGAATCATACATGCCCCAGCAGATGAGCGAAGAAGAAATAAGAGAATTTGCTAAGAAGATTATAGAGGAACTAAAACTTTCAGGTCCCAAGGATGTTGGGACAGCTATGAAAGCAATTATGTCTCAACTGAAAGGTAAGGCAGATGGAAAGTTGGTGAACAAAATTGTGACAGAACTTCTCTCTGGTTCAAATTGA
- the hup gene encoding DNA-binding protein HU: protein MNKKELVDKVAKKSGLKKKDVKKVIDTTIETIIDTLGKGEKVQLVGFGTFMVKKAAQRKGVNPQTKKPITIPERKVPKFKPGKALKEKIK from the coding sequence ATGAACAAGAAGGAACTTGTCGACAAGGTCGCAAAGAAGAGCGGTTTGAAGAAGAAGGACGTCAAAAAAGTCATTGACACAACAATCGAAACAATCATTGACACGCTTGGCAAGGGTGAAAAAGTGCAGCTCGTCGGATTTGGAACATTCATGGTTAAGAAAGCCGCTCAGAGAAAAGGTGTCAACCCACAGACCAAAAAGCCCATCACAATTCCAGAAAGAAAAGTACCAAAGTTCAAACCTGGAAAAGCACTCAAAGAAAAGATCAAGTAA
- the infC gene encoding translation initiation factor IF-3 translates to MFLKNEQIKKPTVRVIDVDGKQIGILPTREAIELARRKGLDLVLVAPNADPPVAKIMDFGKYMYQLAKKQKEAKKKQKQQEIKQMKFRLKIDEHDYQTKLRHIRRFLEDGNKVKVTVMFRGREIMFQEKGKELLDRIVKDVSDIGEVESEPKLEGKDMWMQIKPKSQKGG, encoded by the coding sequence GTGTTTTTGAAGAATGAACAAATCAAAAAACCAACGGTTAGGGTAATCGACGTAGATGGCAAGCAAATAGGAATTCTGCCAACACGCGAGGCTATTGAGCTTGCAAGGAGAAAGGGACTAGATTTAGTGCTTGTGGCACCGAACGCTGATCCGCCTGTTGCGAAGATCATGGATTTTGGAAAGTACATGTATCAACTTGCAAAAAAACAAAAGGAAGCAAAGAAAAAACAAAAGCAGCAGGAAATAAAGCAGATGAAATTCAGATTGAAGATTGACGAGCATGACTATCAAACAAAACTTAGGCACATCAGAAGATTTTTGGAGGATGGCAACAAAGTTAAGGTAACGGTCATGTTCAGGGGTAGGGAAATAATGTTTCAGGAAAAGGGAAAAGAATTGCTCGATAGGATTGTCAAAGATGTTAGCGATATAGGTGAAGTTGAAAGCGAACCAAAGTTGGAAGGTAAAGACATGTGGATGCAAATCAAACCGAAAAGTCAAAAAGGTGGATGA
- a CDS encoding class I SAM-dependent methyltransferase, producing the protein MEHYYVEKPQCKLRVKRVIFELKNGRKYIFDTPSGVFSFGAIDKATKILIEHALIKGKKVLDLGCGYGVIGIVLKGEYPDLEVYMSDINERAVEFSKVNAKNNNVEVHIKKGAFFEPWGDEIFDVILLNPPIVAGKQVVLRMISEAKEHLNPGGLFEVVAYHNKGGSYIKKAMQEIFGNVQDLYKEGGIRIYLSRKE; encoded by the coding sequence ATGGAACATTACTATGTTGAGAAACCTCAGTGCAAATTGAGAGTTAAAAGAGTTATTTTCGAGCTTAAAAATGGCAGAAAGTACATTTTCGATACCCCTTCTGGGGTTTTCAGTTTTGGTGCAATCGATAAAGCAACGAAAATTTTGATAGAACATGCTTTGATAAAAGGAAAAAAAGTTCTTGACCTTGGTTGTGGTTATGGTGTGATCGGAATAGTTTTGAAAGGAGAATACCCAGATTTGGAAGTTTACATGAGTGATATAAACGAGAGAGCAGTTGAATTTTCCAAAGTAAATGCCAAGAACAACAATGTTGAAGTTCACATCAAAAAAGGAGCTTTTTTTGAACCCTGGGGTGATGAAATTTTTGATGTAATTTTACTTAATCCACCAATCGTGGCAGGAAAACAGGTAGTTTTACGTATGATATCTGAAGCAAAAGAACATTTGAATCCAGGAGGACTATTTGAAGTTGTTGCTTACCACAACAAGGGTGGTTCTTACATTAAAAAAGCCATGCAGGAGATTTTTGGAAACGTTCAAGACCTTTACAAAGAAGGCGGAATAAGAATATACCTTTCTAGAAAAGAATGA
- the rpmI gene encoding 50S ribosomal protein L35 translates to MAKCKMKVNKTAAKRFRVTRNGKILFNHARRRHTTGKRRRSTLRALRMKDSLKKCDEGRIKRLLGLK, encoded by the coding sequence ATGGCTAAATGCAAAATGAAAGTGAATAAAACAGCGGCAAAAAGGTTCAGAGTCACAAGAAACGGGAAAATTTTGTTCAATCATGCACGCAGAAGACATACGACTGGTAAAAGAAGAAGATCAACATTAAGAGCTTTGAGAATGAAAGATAGTTTGAAAAAATGCGATGAAGGTAGGATCAAAAGATTGCTTGGATTAAAATGA
- a CDS encoding HD-GYP domain-containing protein produces the protein MDQKQGQTVWKKVSFLVPGDISLETIKSPKDGETLVKAGQILTREDILRLLENDVNYLWVMVQPANPPVVEAKRIEKTKEEIKNIFNKVVESMKIETEEVRQLSDQILSDIERNYSDKMSLIFFIQESDEEYTYVHEVHVGMISSLIGIELGMKHSELADLCFSAMIHDVGKVLVPKPVLYAQRKLTPEEFEIVKKHVLYGEKLCRASGITNELVISGVRNHHEKLDGSGYLAGLKGSEITSFARIIAVADIYDALISQRSYKTPWSPYKAISELISMASTGKLDGKVVRAFVSIVGLYPVGTTVILNNGVKATVVGNTRKVITRPIVRLEDGTKVDLSEEKSLTIVQVLD, from the coding sequence TTGGATCAAAAGCAGGGTCAAACTGTTTGGAAAAAGGTTAGCTTCCTTGTGCCTGGAGATATAAGTCTTGAAACGATTAAAAGTCCAAAAGATGGGGAAACACTGGTGAAAGCGGGACAAATCTTAACGCGCGAAGACATATTAAGGCTTTTGGAAAACGATGTCAACTATCTATGGGTAATGGTTCAACCGGCAAATCCTCCAGTTGTTGAAGCAAAAAGAATAGAGAAAACAAAAGAGGAGATAAAGAATATATTCAACAAAGTCGTGGAAAGTATGAAAATCGAGACTGAAGAAGTTCGACAGCTTTCCGATCAAATTCTCAGCGATATCGAAAGAAATTATTCAGATAAGATGTCTTTGATTTTTTTTATCCAAGAAAGTGATGAAGAATACACCTATGTTCACGAAGTTCACGTTGGAATGATTTCCTCACTCATAGGGATAGAGCTGGGTATGAAACATTCTGAACTTGCCGACCTTTGTTTTTCGGCTATGATTCACGACGTTGGTAAAGTTCTTGTTCCAAAACCGGTGCTTTACGCGCAAAGAAAGCTTACGCCAGAAGAATTCGAAATCGTTAAAAAGCATGTTTTGTACGGTGAAAAACTTTGCAGGGCTTCCGGTATAACCAACGAACTTGTGATAAGCGGAGTCAGAAATCATCACGAAAAGCTCGATGGTTCTGGATATTTAGCAGGGTTAAAAGGATCAGAGATAACTTCATTTGCAAGAATAATAGCCGTTGCCGATATTTACGACGCTTTGATATCCCAACGCTCCTACAAGACCCCATGGTCCCCCTACAAAGCCATTTCAGAGTTGATAAGCATGGCGTCTACTGGAAAACTTGACGGTAAGGTTGTGAGGGCTTTTGTATCAATAGTGGGGCTTTATCCGGTGGGAACCACCGTGATTTTGAACAACGGTGTGAAAGCAACGGTTGTGGGAAATACGAGGAAGGTCATCACCCGTCCGATCGTCAGATTGGAAGATGGAACGAAAGTTGATCTTTCCGAGGAAAAATCTTTGACAATAGTTCAAGTTTTGGATTGA
- the mnmE gene encoding tRNA uridine-5-carboxymethylaminomethyl(34) synthesis GTPase MnmE, translating into MAAISSPKGIGAIAVIRVSGTLSWEIVRKILAKSVEVEPRKVYHNFVIDKDGQVVDEVMVVFYKAPNSYTGEDMVEIMCHGGFVVSEMILELLINNGARLAGPGEFTKRAFLNGKMDLTKAEAVKQIIEATSRHAVKAISQNLTSRFYQMVKQLREDVLNLLAHLEVEFDYPDDVFIERGYLLKMAEDVLSKVEKLLSNAENRLAVSSGIKVVIVGKPNVGKSSLLNALAKEEKAIVTEIPGTTRDLIEVPITIDGINFTLVDTAGIRTSNDKVEQIGIERAIKACGKADLILFVVDATTELDENDMRILELIKDKRYLVVINKIDARDFVDREKIKQILKTNTHVLTVSALKKEGIEEVEKQIVNSVKDVILSTDGYVTTHRQYEHLLECKRNLVKAFESLKNSVELDMVAEDLRSALKQLDLLTGESYTEDLIDKIFKEFCVGK; encoded by the coding sequence ATCGCTGCCATTTCTTCACCAAAGGGTATTGGTGCAATAGCTGTAATTAGAGTAAGTGGGACTTTAAGCTGGGAGATTGTTCGTAAAATATTGGCAAAATCGGTTGAAGTTGAACCCAGGAAAGTTTACCACAACTTTGTCATTGACAAAGATGGACAAGTTGTCGATGAGGTTATGGTTGTCTTTTACAAAGCGCCAAATTCTTACACTGGAGAAGACATGGTAGAAATAATGTGCCATGGCGGGTTTGTTGTGAGCGAGATGATTCTTGAGCTTTTGATAAACAACGGAGCAAGACTTGCTGGTCCTGGGGAATTCACAAAACGCGCTTTTTTGAATGGAAAGATGGATTTAACTAAAGCTGAGGCAGTTAAACAAATAATAGAGGCTACCTCAAGGCATGCTGTCAAAGCCATCTCCCAAAATCTCACCAGTAGATTTTACCAAATGGTTAAGCAACTTCGTGAGGATGTGCTCAATCTTTTAGCACATTTAGAAGTTGAATTCGATTATCCAGACGATGTGTTCATAGAACGTGGATATTTGTTGAAAATGGCGGAAGATGTTCTATCAAAAGTTGAAAAATTACTCAGCAATGCGGAAAACAGATTAGCTGTTTCGTCTGGAATCAAGGTTGTGATAGTTGGAAAACCCAACGTTGGAAAATCGTCACTTTTAAACGCTTTAGCTAAAGAAGAAAAAGCCATAGTAACCGAGATACCTGGAACGACCAGAGATCTGATCGAAGTCCCAATCACCATTGATGGGATCAACTTCACGTTAGTTGACACCGCTGGCATAAGGACTTCGAATGACAAGGTTGAACAGATTGGGATTGAACGTGCAATAAAGGCTTGTGGTAAAGCCGATTTGATTTTATTTGTTGTTGATGCAACCACAGAATTGGATGAGAACGATATGAGGATATTAGAGCTCATAAAGGATAAAAGATACCTTGTTGTTATAAATAAAATCGATGCAAGGGATTTCGTGGATAGAGAAAAAATCAAGCAAATTCTCAAAACAAATACTCACGTTTTAACTGTCTCGGCTTTGAAAAAAGAAGGGATTGAGGAAGTGGAGAAACAAATTGTAAACAGCGTAAAAGATGTGATCCTATCCACCGATGGCTATGTGACAACTCACAGACAATACGAACATTTGTTGGAGTGTAAGAGAAATTTGGTGAAGGCCTTTGAAAGTTTAAAAAACTCAGTTGAACTTGACATGGTTGCGGAAGACTTAAGGTCAGCTTTAAAACAACTAGATTTGTTAACTGGTGAAAGCTACACGGAGGATTTAATAGACAAGATCTTCAAAGAATTTTGTGTTGGAAAATAA
- the ppdK gene encoding pyruvate, phosphate dikinase, with protein sequence MVKKYVYFFANGVAEGKAEMKDILGGKGANLAEMTNLGIPVPPGFTISAEVCRYYYTHGHTYPEGLKEEVEAAMKRLEQVTGKGFGDPKRPLLVSVRSGAAISMPGMMDTILNLGLNDETVEGLAKMTNNPRFAYDAYRRFLQMFGDTALGIPRSKFENALEEMKKAKGVKFDVELDANDLKKLVEIFKNIYKEENKEFPQDVYKQLWLAIEAVIKSWMSERAVKYRQIHNIREDQMLGTAVNIVAMVFGNMGENSGTGVAFTRDPNTGEKKIYGEFLPNAQGEDVVAGIRTPLPISELERLMPQTYKELVEIMDKLERHYKDMQDIEFTIEEGKLYLLQTRSGKRTSRAAIKIAVDMVHEGLITKEEAVLRVKPEDVERVLHPRFDEKERAKATVIAKGLPASPGAATGKVIFDSHKAEELGRNGEMVILVRPETSPEDVGGMAFAQGILTSRGGMTSHAAVVARGMGKPAVVGAEMIEVKEEEGFFRVNNVVVKEGDWISIDGATGEVLLGKIPTIRPMGLEGEIAELLKWADEIRRLGVRANADIPRDADVARRFGAEGIGLCRTEHMFFEKDRIPKMRKMIVAKTKEEREKALNELLPLQKEDFKGLFRIMAGYPVTIRLIDPPLHEFLPQDDEQIEATARELGMSAKELKDIVESLKELNPMLGHRGCRLTITYPEIAIMQTKAIIGAAIELKKEENIDVIPEIMIPLVGHVNELVYMKKIIKEVADQMIKEAGVQIEYKIGTMIEVPRACVTADEIAKEAEFFSFGTNDLTQMTFAFSRDDIGKFLPEYLQKGILEHDPFKTLDYEGVGKLVEMATQKGKQARSNLKVGVCGEHGGDPRSIRFFHKAGLDYVSCSPYRVPIARLAAAQAALEGKKYEENG encoded by the coding sequence ATGGTGAAAAAGTACGTCTACTTCTTTGCAAACGGTGTGGCAGAAGGAAAAGCTGAGATGAAGGATATCTTAGGCGGTAAAGGTGCAAACCTAGCCGAGATGACCAACCTTGGTATACCAGTTCCGCCTGGTTTTACGATCTCTGCGGAGGTTTGTAGGTACTATTACACTCATGGACATACCTATCCAGAGGGTTTAAAGGAAGAAGTTGAAGCAGCAATGAAAAGATTGGAGCAGGTGACCGGAAAAGGTTTTGGTGATCCAAAAAGACCGCTGTTGGTTTCAGTCAGATCCGGTGCAGCAATTTCAATGCCTGGTATGATGGACACCATACTAAACCTTGGTTTGAACGATGAAACAGTTGAAGGTTTAGCAAAAATGACCAACAACCCAAGATTTGCTTACGATGCTTATCGAAGATTTCTGCAAATGTTTGGAGACACCGCACTCGGAATACCCAGAAGCAAGTTTGAAAATGCTTTGGAAGAAATGAAGAAGGCCAAAGGCGTAAAGTTTGACGTTGAACTTGATGCAAACGATCTTAAAAAGCTTGTTGAAATATTCAAGAACATATACAAAGAAGAAAACAAAGAATTCCCGCAGGATGTTTACAAACAGTTGTGGCTTGCAATCGAAGCAGTCATAAAGAGCTGGATGAGTGAAAGAGCCGTGAAGTACAGACAAATTCACAACATCAGGGAAGATCAAATGCTTGGAACAGCTGTAAACATAGTTGCCATGGTCTTTGGAAACATGGGTGAAAATTCCGGAACAGGTGTTGCTTTCACAAGGGATCCAAACACTGGAGAAAAGAAAATTTACGGAGAATTTTTGCCAAACGCACAGGGTGAAGATGTCGTTGCAGGTATAAGAACTCCTCTTCCGATTTCAGAACTTGAAAGATTGATGCCACAGACTTACAAAGAACTTGTCGAAATAATGGATAAACTGGAAAGGCACTACAAGGACATGCAGGACATAGAATTCACAATCGAAGAAGGAAAGTTGTATCTGCTGCAAACAAGAAGCGGTAAGAGAACTTCAAGGGCTGCCATAAAAATAGCCGTTGATATGGTTCATGAGGGTTTGATCACCAAAGAAGAAGCAGTTTTGAGGGTTAAACCTGAGGATGTTGAAAGAGTTTTGCATCCAAGATTTGATGAAAAAGAACGGGCAAAAGCTACCGTCATAGCCAAAGGTTTGCCTGCTTCGCCTGGTGCAGCCACAGGAAAGGTTATCTTCGATTCTCACAAAGCTGAGGAACTTGGTAGGAACGGCGAAATGGTGATTCTCGTTAGACCTGAAACAAGTCCAGAAGACGTCGGTGGAATGGCTTTTGCACAGGGTATTCTAACCTCAAGGGGTGGAATGACTTCTCACGCAGCGGTTGTGGCACGCGGAATGGGTAAGCCTGCCGTTGTTGGAGCAGAAATGATTGAAGTTAAAGAAGAGGAAGGATTCTTCAGGGTAAACAACGTTGTTGTCAAAGAAGGAGATTGGATATCCATAGACGGTGCAACTGGAGAAGTTTTGCTTGGAAAGATTCCAACGATTAGGCCAATGGGCTTGGAAGGAGAAATTGCCGAACTGCTCAAGTGGGCAGATGAGATCAGAAGACTTGGTGTAAGGGCCAACGCAGATATACCAAGAGATGCGGATGTTGCAAGAAGGTTTGGAGCAGAAGGTATAGGTTTGTGCAGAACGGAGCACATGTTCTTCGAGAAAGACAGGATTCCAAAGATGAGAAAAATGATCGTTGCAAAAACGAAGGAAGAACGTGAAAAGGCTTTGAATGAATTGTTGCCACTCCAAAAGGAAGACTTCAAAGGTTTGTTCAGAATCATGGCTGGTTATCCTGTAACGATCAGGCTCATAGATCCACCTTTGCACGAATTCCTCCCACAGGACGACGAACAGATAGAGGCTACCGCAAGGGAGCTAGGAATGTCTGCCAAAGAGTTGAAGGATATAGTTGAATCGCTCAAAGAACTGAACCCAATGCTTGGTCACAGAGGTTGTAGATTGACGATTACATATCCAGAAATAGCGATAATGCAAACAAAAGCAATAATCGGAGCAGCCATAGAACTCAAGAAAGAAGAAAACATCGACGTAATACCAGAGATCATGATACCACTTGTCGGACATGTTAACGAGCTTGTCTATATGAAGAAGATTATCAAAGAAGTTGCCGATCAGATGATCAAAGAAGCAGGTGTTCAAATTGAGTACAAGATTGGAACCATGATCGAAGTGCCAAGGGCTTGCGTCACAGCGGACGAAATAGCGAAAGAAGCCGAGTTCTTCAGCTTTGGAACAAACGATTTGACTCAGATGACCTTTGCCTTCAGCCGTGACGACATAGGTAAGTTCTTGCCGGAATACTTGCAGAAGGGAATACTTGAACACGATCCATTCAAGACCCTTGATTACGAAGGAGTTGGCAAATTGGTCGAAATGGCTACGCAAAAAGGTAAGCAGGCTAGATCGAACTTGAAAGTCGGTGTCTGCGGAGAACACGGAGGAGATCCGCGATCGATCAGATTCTTCCACAAAGCAGGTCTTGACTATGTAAGTTGTTCTCCATACAGAGTACCTATTGCAAGATTAGCCGCCGCTCAAGCTGCTCTTGAAGGTAAAAAGTACGAAGAAAACGGATAA
- a CDS encoding M16 family metallopeptidase, with protein sequence MNCEIVQVGPHIVYLIPFNSVETISVAFAVPVGSAHESDEEAGISHFIEHVAFKGTKNFSEFDLKYSVEVVGGTLNAFTTRDFTVYYAKVPYTSYQITIDVLTDLVFNPIFDEKAVELEKSVIIEEIKSYNEDHVSRVEDLFIEAVLQKPYSKPISGYEKTVSSFSSQDLKNFHERNYGNLRVLVVGKITKDLKKYLLNKLQCYDKIVKEEKPPLRFKKPKKVFEEKNDLTQLHFVHGTVLDFGVEDEKFRVFRVLETTLGSGMSCLLFKRIREDLGLVYSIELLSSAWPNKTLFSIYASTSKEKFQKYVEEMNKLTREDIGKDFFEYGKRRLLGKLQMLTESVSSLFSYALGYIMVGLKPKPIEDVIKETSRVTYKQVLELWKEICSKDWYWAFVVPKGYKPF encoded by the coding sequence GTGAATTGTGAAATAGTTCAAGTTGGCCCTCACATTGTTTATCTCATTCCTTTCAACAGTGTCGAGACGATTTCCGTTGCCTTTGCAGTTCCTGTAGGTTCAGCACATGAAAGCGATGAAGAAGCGGGAATTTCCCATTTTATAGAACATGTTGCCTTCAAGGGGACAAAGAACTTCAGCGAATTTGATTTGAAATATTCCGTAGAAGTTGTTGGAGGAACTTTAAATGCGTTCACCACACGTGATTTCACAGTTTATTATGCAAAGGTACCATACACAAGTTATCAGATAACTATCGACGTTTTGACAGATCTCGTTTTCAACCCTATTTTTGATGAAAAAGCTGTTGAGCTCGAGAAATCTGTCATTATAGAGGAAATAAAGTCTTACAACGAAGATCACGTTTCTAGGGTGGAAGATCTCTTCATTGAAGCGGTTCTTCAAAAGCCATATTCAAAACCTATAAGTGGATACGAAAAAACCGTTTCCAGTTTTTCTTCACAAGACTTGAAAAACTTTCATGAAAGAAATTATGGCAACCTTCGTGTTTTGGTTGTAGGCAAAATAACGAAAGATTTGAAAAAATATTTGTTAAATAAATTGCAATGTTATGATAAAATTGTAAAAGAAGAGAAACCACCGTTGCGCTTTAAAAAACCGAAGAAAGTGTTTGAGGAAAAAAATGACTTAACACAGTTGCATTTCGTTCACGGTACTGTTTTGGATTTCGGAGTTGAGGATGAAAAGTTTAGGGTGTTCAGGGTGCTTGAAACAACGCTTGGGAGCGGGATGAGTTGTCTTCTTTTCAAAAGAATAAGAGAAGATTTAGGGCTTGTTTACAGTATCGAATTGTTGAGTTCTGCTTGGCCTAATAAAACACTTTTCAGTATATACGCTTCTACAAGTAAAGAAAAGTTCCAAAAATACGTTGAAGAGATGAATAAGTTGACACGTGAAGATATAGGCAAAGACTTTTTTGAGTACGGTAAAAGAAGATTGCTTGGAAAGCTTCAAATGCTTACTGAGAGTGTAAGTTCCCTGTTCAGCTATGCTCTTGGTTACATCATGGTTGGTTTAAAACCGAAACCAATAGAGGATGTGATAAAGGAAACCTCAAGGGTAACTTACAAACAAGTTCTGGAACTTTGGAAAGAGATATGTTCAAAAGATTGGTACTGGGCTTTCGTTGTTCCAAAAGGGTATAAACCTTTCTAA
- a CDS encoding energy-coupling factor ABC transporter ATP-binding protein, producing the protein MKMLEAIDISFSYGKRLVLKQINLTLREGELVLLTGANGCGKTTLLKLLSGLLPFQEGQILYNKKKVSQKELRDLTGYVFHNPFEQIFNFTVEHEIAFGLENTGVERQRMLKIVDETLEFFKLNSVRFKDPGTLSCGQAQRVAIASIVVLKPKFLFLDEPTAMLDDEGCKQVKDCLKALLEEGIGIVVATHEPAFFSQLVSTVVHMSFNSVDFVGSFDQFKSKGFEDVEI; encoded by the coding sequence ATGAAAATGTTAGAGGCTATTGATATTTCATTTTCCTACGGCAAAAGATTGGTTTTAAAGCAAATCAACCTCACCTTAAGAGAAGGAGAACTTGTTCTATTAACGGGCGCGAACGGTTGTGGGAAAACAACCTTGCTGAAACTTCTTTCCGGACTTTTGCCTTTTCAAGAAGGTCAAATTCTTTACAACAAAAAGAAAGTTTCTCAAAAGGAGCTTAGAGATCTCACGGGTTATGTTTTCCACAATCCATTTGAGCAAATTTTTAATTTCACTGTTGAGCACGAAATAGCCTTTGGGTTGGAGAATACAGGTGTTGAAAGACAAAGAATGTTGAAAATAGTTGATGAAACTTTAGAATTTTTCAAATTGAATTCGGTGCGCTTTAAAGATCCTGGTACGCTTTCTTGTGGACAAGCTCAAAGAGTTGCAATTGCATCGATAGTTGTTTTGAAGCCAAAATTTCTTTTCTTAGATGAACCAACTGCGATGCTTGACGACGAAGGCTGCAAACAAGTTAAAGACTGCTTGAAAGCTTTGCTTGAAGAAGGGATAGGAATCGTTGTTGCAACTCATGAACCTGCATTTTTTTCTCAACTTGTATCAACTGTGGTTCACATGAGTTTTAATAGTGTGGATTTTGTAGGTAGTTTTGATCAGTTTAAAAGTAAAGGTTTTGAAGACGTGGAGATTTAG
- a CDS encoding ABC transporter ATP-binding protein yields MKDDFLLQVFDLWFRYSNEDGYILRGVNFTLNFGEIALITGTNGSGKTTFLKLVSGLIKPDKGLILFNGKNIHSDTSYLKKIGFVPQNSEDLFLRKTVKDEILYSCENFEIANPEERLEEACKLLDIDKELLPRNPFSLSHGEAKRVALAAAVAHDPDLLILDEPFVGLDKPGKRILENLLKIWKEKGKSVLLTSQRLNVLANVKVENYVLKEGTLIKIDSHNLS; encoded by the coding sequence ATGAAAGACGACTTTTTACTTCAAGTTTTTGATCTTTGGTTTCGATATTCAAATGAAGATGGTTACATTCTGCGCGGGGTAAATTTTACTCTAAATTTTGGAGAAATCGCTTTGATAACAGGAACAAACGGGAGTGGAAAAACGACTTTTTTAAAACTCGTATCCGGTTTGATCAAACCAGATAAAGGGTTGATTCTTTTCAACGGCAAAAACATTCACAGCGATACTTCTTACTTAAAAAAAATTGGTTTTGTCCCGCAAAATTCTGAGGACTTATTTCTGCGCAAAACTGTTAAGGATGAAATTCTCTATTCTTGTGAAAACTTTGAAATCGCAAATCCAGAGGAAAGGCTTGAGGAAGCTTGTAAATTGCTCGATATTGATAAAGAACTTTTGCCAAGAAATCCATTCAGTCTCTCTCACGGTGAAGCCAAAAGAGTGGCTTTAGCTGCTGCGGTAGCGCATGATCCTGATTTGTTGATCCTGGATGAACCATTCGTTGGTCTTGACAAGCCAGGAAAGAGAATTTTGGAAAATCTACTTAAAATCTGGAAAGAAAAAGGAAAAAGTGTTCTTCTCACTTCTCAAAGGTTGAATGTTCTTGCAAATGTAAAAGTGGAAAATTACGTCCTCAAAGAAGGCACTTTGATTAAAATTGACAGTCACAATCTGTCATGA
- a CDS encoding ferritin family protein, which translates to MKRDEKELLKLLLAHEIQWRDFYKLKADFALTKTVKDLFTQFSKIEDEHIKRLFDFVEISSFDFSNTTFENFPTYVTTLKLYPETSVRSDLPLLEAAYMMEHDLTLLCQKIADVISNETVKRFLLNLMELEKHQRDVLKNLHEEFLQQFWWEQGFYPVL; encoded by the coding sequence ATGAAACGCGATGAAAAAGAATTGTTAAAACTTCTTCTTGCCCATGAAATCCAGTGGCGAGATTTTTACAAACTAAAAGCCGATTTTGCTTTGACAAAGACGGTGAAAGACTTGTTCACTCAATTTAGCAAAATAGAGGATGAACACATCAAAAGGTTGTTTGACTTTGTCGAAATCAGTTCTTTTGATTTTTCAAACACAACTTTTGAAAATTTTCCAACTTACGTTACCACGCTCAAACTATATCCGGAAACCAGCGTTCGATCGGATTTACCGTTACTTGAAGCAGCTTACATGATGGAGCACGATTTAACTCTCTTGTGTCAAAAAATAGCAGATGTTATTTCGAACGAAACTGTAAAAAGATTCCTTTTGAATCTTATGGAACTTGAAAAACACCAAAGAGATGTGTTGAAAAATTTGCACGAAGAATTCCTTCAACAATTTTGGTGGGAACAAGGCTTTTACCCCGTTCTTTGA